In one window of Gemmatimonadota bacterium DNA:
- a CDS encoding S46 family peptidase, whose translation MRSSRLLSLLALLLLAVVPARAQALLEGEYPGLETGKMWTFDVPPKEYWATRYGFTPSDQWMDHVRLSAVRYGGGCSASFVSGDGLVMTNHHCARSCIESATREGEDFLTNGFYAGRREDERACQGLFLDQLQAITDVTDRVTRAAAPTADAKTAASQRAKAIKAIEDECGATEPDAACQVVTMYRGGQYKLYRFHRFKDIRLVFAPEGQIAFFGGDPDNFTYPRWNLDISFVRAYVDGKPAATPQHFTWSQNGSKEGDLIFVIGNPGSTGRLNTMAQLEFLRDVQYPVQLDQLKRVIGTYHALGRADSVRGKALRNLIFGLENTQKAILGYQSGLLDPRLMEHKRGWERAFRAKVDADPALKRQYGRAWQVVTEVSARRKAIDVRRRYHAAGAYGSRLLNLALAVVRYGAETAKPDADRLAPYQDANKAGLERNLFGGAPVDAVQEAALLTAYFTAMQAELPATDPVLRQALQGRTPEAAAQAMVAAATLTTGDARKALATGGAAGLAGSQDPFVRLARVIDPLERALAREAADLNDREAQANEQVARALLAVFGNSVAPDATFSLRISDGEVRRYPMNGSVAAPYTTFNGLYERASAFGGQPPFDLPPRWTERRDSLAPDTPFNGVGTNDIIGGNSGSPVVNRDAEVVGLIFDGNIEMLPNRFLFTERVARSVWVDSRAITHALRRIYDAQPLADELEGTRQARPAM comes from the coding sequence ATGCGATCCTCACGACTGCTGTCCCTCCTGGCCCTGCTGCTCCTGGCCGTGGTCCCGGCGCGCGCGCAGGCCCTGCTCGAGGGCGAGTACCCCGGTCTCGAGACCGGCAAGATGTGGACCTTCGACGTGCCGCCCAAGGAGTACTGGGCCACGCGCTACGGCTTCACCCCGTCCGACCAGTGGATGGACCACGTGCGGCTCTCCGCGGTGCGGTACGGCGGCGGCTGCTCGGCCTCGTTCGTCTCCGGCGACGGCCTGGTCATGACCAACCACCACTGTGCCCGCTCCTGCATCGAGAGCGCCACCCGGGAGGGCGAGGACTTCCTGACCAACGGCTTCTACGCCGGCAGGCGGGAGGACGAGCGCGCCTGCCAGGGGCTCTTCCTGGACCAGCTGCAGGCCATCACTGACGTGACCGACCGGGTGACCCGCGCCGCCGCGCCCACCGCCGACGCCAAGACCGCCGCCAGCCAGCGGGCCAAGGCCATCAAGGCGATCGAGGACGAATGCGGCGCCACCGAGCCCGACGCGGCCTGCCAGGTGGTGACGATGTACCGTGGCGGGCAGTACAAGCTGTACCGCTTCCACCGCTTCAAGGACATCCGCCTGGTCTTCGCCCCGGAGGGGCAGATCGCCTTCTTCGGCGGCGACCCCGACAACTTCACCTACCCGCGCTGGAACCTCGACATCTCGTTCGTGCGGGCGTACGTCGACGGCAAGCCCGCCGCGACCCCGCAGCACTTCACCTGGAGCCAGAACGGCAGCAAGGAAGGGGACCTGATCTTCGTCATCGGGAACCCCGGCTCCACCGGCCGGCTCAACACCATGGCCCAGCTCGAGTTTCTGCGCGACGTGCAGTACCCGGTGCAGCTGGACCAACTCAAGCGGGTGATCGGGACGTACCACGCCCTGGGGCGCGCCGACTCGGTCCGCGGCAAGGCGCTGCGCAACTTGATCTTCGGCCTCGAGAACACCCAGAAGGCCATCCTCGGCTACCAGTCGGGGCTGCTCGATCCCCGGCTGATGGAGCACAAGCGGGGCTGGGAACGCGCCTTCCGCGCCAAGGTCGATGCCGACCCCGCGCTCAAGCGGCAGTACGGCCGCGCCTGGCAGGTGGTCACCGAGGTGTCCGCGCGCCGGAAGGCCATCGACGTCCGCCGCCGCTACCACGCCGCCGGCGCCTATGGCAGCCGGCTGCTCAACCTGGCCCTCGCCGTGGTGCGCTACGGCGCCGAGACCGCCAAGCCCGACGCCGACCGGCTGGCGCCGTACCAGGACGCCAACAAGGCCGGGCTGGAGCGGAACCTCTTCGGCGGCGCCCCGGTCGATGCGGTGCAGGAAGCGGCGCTGCTGACGGCCTACTTCACGGCCATGCAGGCCGAACTGCCGGCGACCGACCCGGTCCTGCGACAGGCGCTGCAGGGCCGCACCCCCGAGGCCGCGGCGCAGGCGATGGTGGCGGCCGCGACCCTGACCACCGGCGATGCGCGCAAGGCGCTGGCCACCGGCGGCGCCGCCGGCCTGGCCGGGTCGCAGGATCCGTTCGTGCGCCTGGCACGGGTCATCGACCCGCTGGAGCGGGCGCTGGCCCGGGAGGCCGCCGACCTCAACGACCGCGAGGCCCAGGCCAACGAGCAGGTGGCGCGGGCGCTGCTCGCCGTGTTCGGCAACTCGGTGGCGCCGGACGCGACCTTCAGCCTCCGCATCTCGGACGGCGAGGTCCGCCGCTACCCGATGAACGGCAGCGTGGCCGCGCCGTACACCACCTTCAACGGGCTCTACGAGCGCGCCAGCGCCTTCGGCGGGCAGCCGCCCTTCGACCTGCCCCCGCGGTGGACCGAGCGCCGCGACTCGCTCGCGCCCGACACGCCGTTCAACGGCGTGGGAACCAACGACATCATCGGCGGCAACTCGGGCAGCCCCGTGGTCAATCGCGACGCGGAGGTCGTGGGCCTCATCTTCGACGGGAACATCGAGATGCTCCCGAACCGGTTCCTCTTCACCGAGCGGGTGGCACGCTCGGTGTGGGTCGACTCCCGGGCCATCACCCACGCCCTGCGCCGGATCTACGACGCCCAGCCCCTGGCCGACGAGCTCGAGGGGACCCGTCAGGCGCGTCCCGCGATGTAA
- the eutC gene encoding ethanolamine ammonia-lyase subunit EutC has product MTPADPWAPLRALTAARIALGRAGSSLPTQAHLAFQLAHAQARDAVHHVADLDAIAAALQAGGAAPVRVDSAAPDRGTYLLRPDLGRRLAEGASAVLAAAAPPGGVDLAVVIADGLSGVAVERHAAPLVQLLSRALAGDGWTLAPPVLARQGRVALGDAIGVALGARLVLVLIGERPGLSAADSLGAYLTHDPRPGRTDADRNCVSNIRPDGLPVPAAARKLAWLLAEARRRCITGVTLKDDSDATLLR; this is encoded by the coding sequence CTGACCCCGGCGGATCCCTGGGCGCCGCTCCGCGCGCTCACCGCGGCGCGGATCGCCCTGGGCCGGGCGGGGAGCAGCCTGCCCACTCAGGCGCATCTCGCCTTCCAGCTGGCGCACGCGCAGGCACGGGACGCCGTGCACCACGTCGCGGATCTCGACGCCATCGCCGCGGCGCTGCAGGCCGGTGGCGCTGCGCCAGTGCGGGTGGACAGCGCCGCGCCCGACCGCGGCACCTACCTGCTGCGCCCCGACCTGGGACGTCGCCTCGCGGAGGGGGCGTCGGCCGTGCTCGCCGCCGCGGCGCCGCCGGGCGGCGTGGACCTGGCGGTGGTGATCGCCGACGGCCTCTCCGGGGTGGCGGTGGAGCGGCACGCCGCGCCGCTGGTCCAGCTGCTCTCCCGGGCCCTGGCCGGGGACGGCTGGACCCTGGCGCCCCCGGTGCTGGCGCGGCAGGGCCGGGTGGCCCTGGGCGACGCGATCGGCGTCGCGCTCGGCGCCCGGCTGGTGCTGGTGCTGATCGGTGAGCGGCCGGGCCTGTCGGCCGCCGACAGCCTCGGCGCCTACCTGACCCATGACCCGCGGCCCGGCCGCACCGACGCCGACCGCAACTGCGTGTCGAACATCCGGCCCGACGGCCTGCCGGTGCCGGCCGCGGCACGAAAGCTCGCCTGGCTGCTGGCGGAGGCGCGGCGCCGGTGCATCACCGGCGTGACCCTCAAGGACGATTCGGATGCGACGCTTCTTCGCTGA